A genomic window from Streptomyces sp. NBC_00234 includes:
- the murJ gene encoding murein biosynthesis integral membrane protein MurJ has protein sequence MNNTGTGSGPPVEALPESVLGPPAEALPEAAARPPSPALPEPPPGPPAPSDRVPAPARSGETPGLGRFLARAAAVTAGLTVAGAVLGLVRDQAIAHLFGASGASDAFLIAWTVPEMAATVLIEDGMALLLVPAFSHALARRAAANGRRKGPGADDPVRELISATLPRLFALLACAAALLALGAPWVVGILAPGLSDPRLAVDCTRMTAVTVLTFGITGYLSAALRAHRSFLPPAGVYVAYNVGIIGMTFALHSLWGVRAAAAGVAVGSVLMILTQLPAFVRLVPSRTPRTGRGPQTAGRRRFAGAAPPLLGATVLAPVVIFVVSRQAQVLVERFLASSLPAGAISHLNYAQKVAQMPMVLSLMICTVTFPVVAQAMANGDREKARDRVERDLALAGLVVLAGTAMVLGYAPQIVEVLFQRGAFDALDTRATADAMRVYALGLLGHSLVGALSRPYFSAGRPTWFPVFAMGTGLLVTTGAGFAMTHRLGVNGIAAANAIGISTAAMLLLMGLGTRVVTIRVREVTLSLVRLAAAAAVAGAAGWLAAPLVSDPLLSVAGGCVLVPVLFLLAGLVFRAPEVVHLLTLIRRRLLHGR, from the coding sequence GTGAACAACACCGGTACCGGATCGGGCCCGCCCGTCGAGGCGCTCCCGGAGTCCGTCCTCGGCCCGCCCGCCGAGGCGCTCCCGGAAGCCGCCGCCCGCCCTCCTTCCCCCGCTCTTCCGGAACCTCCCCCCGGCCCTCCCGCCCCGTCGGACCGGGTGCCCGCGCCCGCACGCAGCGGGGAGACCCCCGGGCTCGGCCGGTTCCTCGCCCGGGCCGCGGCCGTCACCGCCGGGCTGACCGTGGCCGGGGCCGTGCTGGGCCTCGTACGCGACCAGGCCATCGCCCACCTCTTCGGCGCGAGCGGTGCGAGCGACGCGTTCCTGATCGCCTGGACCGTGCCCGAGATGGCCGCCACCGTGCTGATCGAGGACGGGATGGCCCTGCTGCTCGTCCCGGCGTTCAGCCATGCGCTGGCCCGCCGGGCGGCGGCCAACGGGCGGCGGAAGGGCCCTGGGGCGGACGACCCCGTACGTGAGCTGATCTCGGCCACCCTGCCCCGGCTGTTCGCGCTGCTGGCCTGCGCCGCCGCGCTGCTGGCGCTGGGCGCTCCGTGGGTCGTGGGAATCCTGGCTCCCGGCCTGAGCGATCCCCGGCTCGCCGTGGACTGCACACGGATGACGGCCGTCACCGTGCTCACCTTCGGCATCACGGGCTACCTCAGCGCGGCCCTGCGCGCGCACCGCAGCTTCCTGCCGCCCGCCGGTGTCTACGTGGCGTACAACGTCGGCATCATCGGCATGACCTTCGCCCTGCACTCCCTCTGGGGCGTGCGCGCGGCAGCGGCCGGTGTCGCGGTCGGCAGTGTCCTGATGATCCTGACCCAGCTCCCCGCCTTCGTCCGGCTCGTCCCGTCGCGGACGCCACGTACCGGGCGGGGACCGCAGACGGCCGGGAGGCGGCGGTTCGCCGGGGCGGCTCCCCCGCTGCTGGGCGCCACGGTCCTGGCCCCCGTCGTGATCTTCGTGGTGAGCCGTCAGGCGCAGGTCCTGGTGGAGCGGTTCCTCGCCTCCTCGCTGCCGGCCGGTGCCATCTCGCATCTGAACTACGCGCAGAAGGTCGCGCAGATGCCGATGGTGCTCTCGCTGATGATCTGCACGGTGACCTTCCCCGTCGTCGCCCAGGCCATGGCGAACGGCGACCGGGAGAAGGCCCGCGACCGGGTCGAGCGCGACCTCGCGCTGGCCGGCCTGGTCGTGCTCGCCGGGACCGCGATGGTCCTCGGATACGCACCCCAGATCGTCGAAGTCCTCTTCCAGCGAGGGGCGTTCGACGCCCTGGACACCCGGGCGACGGCCGATGCCATGCGGGTGTACGCGCTCGGGCTCCTCGGCCACTCCCTCGTGGGGGCGCTGAGCCGGCCGTACTTCTCGGCCGGGCGGCCCACCTGGTTCCCGGTCTTCGCGATGGGCACCGGTCTGCTCGTCACCACGGGCGCCGGATTCGCCATGACCCACCGGCTCGGTGTCAACGGCATCGCGGCGGCCAACGCCATCGGGATCAGCACGGCCGCGATGCTGCTCCTCATGGGGCTGGGTACGCGCGTGGTCACCATCCGGGTCCGGGAGGTCACCCTCTCGCTGGTCCGGCTTGCCGCCGCCGCGGCGGTGGCCGGGGCCGCGGGGTGGCTGGCGGCGCCCCTGGTGTCCGATCCCCTCCTGAGCGTGGCCGGCGGCTGCGTCCTCGTGCCGGTCCTGTTCCTCCTGGCCGGGCTCGTGTTCCGAGCTCCGGAAGTCGTCCATCTGCTGACCCTCATCCGACGGAGGTTGCTTCATGGCCGCTGA
- a CDS encoding MFS transporter: MSTVDPRRWWALAVLATAQFMVIMDTSIIGVALPEMQRDLGFSQGDLQWVFNAYVIAFGGLLLLGGRLSDLLGARKVFAGGWLILIAGSVVAAAAGDATTEIVGRAVQGVGGALIAPASMTLLMMLFGHSPKELGKALAFYGAAAPAGGTAGVFLGGVFTEWASWPWVFIIYVPIGVATLLATGLLPAVPGRRGGVDVLGATAVTAGLALAVFALVRAPETGWGSTQTVLQLLGAAVLLALFLVIQRSARTPLMPLSIWRTPGLGAANVAMALLGAAWIPMWYFLNLYLQQVLGYGAFASGAALLPMTVLLMIFMTAITARLLGRFGAKPLIAGGLLVLAAGLLWLSAAEPTGTFLIDVLPASLVAALGMSLAYIPAMMAAMSGAPQEQAGLASGIVNTTYQVGSALGLAALTALATSQGAGRLGDLPALTEGFASAFTGAAVIALAGALLTLVLMRGGGRSAPETEQDSSPNTHGASVKA; encoded by the coding sequence ATGTCAACCGTCGATCCCCGGCGCTGGTGGGCACTCGCCGTGCTGGCCACCGCACAGTTCATGGTCATCATGGACACCTCGATCATCGGGGTGGCCCTCCCCGAGATGCAGCGCGACCTGGGCTTCTCCCAGGGCGATCTGCAGTGGGTGTTCAACGCGTACGTCATCGCGTTCGGCGGCCTGCTGCTCCTCGGCGGCCGGCTGTCGGACCTGCTCGGCGCCCGCAAGGTGTTCGCGGGCGGCTGGCTGATCCTGATCGCCGGATCGGTCGTCGCCGCGGCAGCGGGCGACGCCACCACCGAGATCGTCGGCCGCGCCGTCCAGGGCGTCGGCGGCGCCCTCATCGCACCCGCCTCGATGACCCTGCTGATGATGCTCTTCGGCCACAGCCCGAAGGAGCTCGGCAAGGCTCTCGCGTTCTACGGGGCCGCGGCCCCCGCCGGCGGCACGGCGGGCGTCTTCCTGGGCGGCGTCTTCACCGAATGGGCCAGCTGGCCCTGGGTGTTCATCATCTACGTCCCGATCGGCGTCGCCACCCTCCTCGCCACCGGCCTCCTGCCCGCCGTACCCGGCAGGCGCGGCGGAGTCGACGTCCTCGGCGCGACCGCCGTCACCGCGGGACTCGCCCTCGCCGTCTTCGCCCTGGTCCGCGCCCCCGAAACCGGCTGGGGCAGCACCCAGACCGTGCTCCAACTCCTGGGCGCCGCAGTGCTGCTGGCCCTCTTCCTGGTGATCCAGCGCTCGGCCCGCACCCCACTCATGCCCCTGAGTATCTGGCGCACCCCGGGCCTCGGCGCCGCCAACGTCGCCATGGCCCTGCTCGGTGCCGCGTGGATCCCGATGTGGTACTTCCTCAACCTCTACCTCCAGCAGGTGCTGGGATACGGGGCCTTCGCCAGCGGTGCGGCCCTGCTCCCCATGACCGTGCTGCTCATGATCTTCATGACCGCGATCACCGCACGGCTCCTCGGCCGCTTCGGCGCCAAGCCCCTCATCGCGGGCGGACTCCTCGTCCTCGCCGCAGGACTCCTGTGGCTGTCGGCCGCCGAACCGACCGGCACCTTCCTGATCGACGTGCTGCCGGCCTCGCTCGTCGCGGCCCTCGGCATGTCGCTCGCCTACATCCCGGCCATGATGGCCGCCATGTCCGGCGCCCCGCAGGAACAGGCCGGCCTCGCCTCCGGCATCGTCAACACGACGTACCAGGTCGGCTCGGCTCTCGGGCTGGCCGCGCTCACCGCACTGGCCACCTCCCAGGGCGCCGGCCGGCTCGGTGACCTGCCGGCCCTCACCGAGGGCTTCGCCTCCGCCTTCACGGGCGCCGCGGTCATCGCACTCGCCGGGGCGCTGCTCACCCTGGTGCTCATGCGGGGCGGCGGGCGGTCCGCGCCGGAGACGGAGCAGGACTCCTCGCCGAACACCCACGGCGCATCCGTCAAGGCATAA
- a CDS encoding exopolysaccharide biosynthesis polyprenyl glycosylphosphotransferase, whose protein sequence is MTTERAPAPRAAQATAEPPTASTVHPPRRGTGRAPSRRTGRRFRGYGPAGRLLAADGLALGLTLAVLPATPWPPAVLAVQVVMQLLLHAHRGLYRPGLSTSTLAELPALLGLGLIQWFATAEILTAYDPRHAISWTALGLAVVTQTLLCCAARALAHRSRLRAAARNPRSALVVGHGPIAHQVTAALHEHPEYGLRPVGRVDPAIPGADASATPPPGTAPLPVLVTLEDVGRAVIQNSVRDAVFTVAPGAARDGEALFALLARHGCRMWLINGPAGGAFTPHRAAARPDHLWGFAAYALHNGGGRPVSYAAKRAMDALLAALALLAAAPVLAVCALAVRISDGPGVIFRQERIGRHEQPFVLLKFRTIRPADAHESATRWNVSADRNMSRVGRLLRRTSLDELPQLWNVLRGDMSLVGPRPERPYFVDRFSRLHAGYGGRHRMPVGITGLAQVHGLRGDTSIEDRARFDNRYIETWSLWQDVCVLARTAGSLFRPGGS, encoded by the coding sequence ATGACTACGGAGAGAGCCCCCGCACCCCGCGCTGCCCAGGCAACGGCCGAACCCCCCACGGCCTCCACCGTCCATCCCCCACGGCGGGGCACCGGACGCGCACCGTCCCGGCGCACCGGACGCCGCTTCCGCGGATACGGGCCCGCGGGACGGCTGCTGGCCGCCGACGGGCTGGCCCTGGGGCTCACACTGGCCGTGCTGCCCGCGACCCCGTGGCCACCGGCCGTCCTCGCGGTCCAGGTCGTGATGCAACTCCTGCTGCACGCCCACCGGGGGCTGTACCGGCCGGGGCTTTCCACGTCCACCCTGGCCGAACTGCCCGCGCTCCTCGGTCTCGGTCTGATCCAGTGGTTCGCCACCGCGGAGATCCTCACCGCGTACGACCCGCGCCACGCGATCAGCTGGACGGCGCTGGGCCTCGCGGTCGTCACCCAGACGCTGCTGTGCTGCGCCGCCCGCGCCCTGGCCCACCGGTCGAGGCTCCGCGCGGCGGCCCGCAACCCCCGGTCGGCCCTGGTCGTGGGCCACGGCCCGATCGCCCACCAGGTCACGGCCGCCCTGCACGAGCACCCCGAGTACGGACTCCGGCCGGTCGGCCGGGTCGATCCCGCGATCCCCGGGGCCGACGCCTCCGCGACTCCGCCGCCCGGCACCGCTCCCCTGCCCGTCCTGGTCACCCTGGAGGACGTCGGCCGTGCGGTCATCCAGAACAGCGTGCGCGACGCCGTCTTCACCGTCGCCCCGGGAGCCGCCCGCGACGGCGAGGCCCTGTTCGCGCTCCTGGCCCGGCACGGCTGCCGGATGTGGCTGATCAACGGTCCCGCCGGTGGCGCCTTCACGCCCCACCGGGCCGCCGCTCGCCCCGACCACCTGTGGGGCTTCGCCGCGTACGCCCTGCACAACGGAGGCGGCAGGCCGGTGTCCTACGCGGCCAAGCGGGCCATGGACGCCCTGCTGGCCGCGCTCGCCCTGCTCGCGGCGGCACCGGTGCTGGCGGTCTGCGCCCTCGCCGTCCGGATCTCCGACGGCCCCGGCGTGATTTTCCGTCAGGAACGTATCGGACGGCACGAACAGCCCTTCGTCCTACTGAAGTTCCGCACCATCCGGCCGGCCGACGCGCACGAGTCCGCCACCCGGTGGAACGTGTCCGCCGACCGGAACATGAGCCGCGTCGGCCGTCTGCTGCGCCGCACCTCCCTCGATGAGCTGCCGCAGCTGTGGAACGTGCTGCGCGGGGACATGAGCCTGGTCGGACCGCGCCCCGAACGCCCCTACTTCGTCGACAGGTTCAGCCGTCTGCACGCCGGCTACGGAGGCCGCCACCGGATGCCCGTCGGCATCACGGGACTGGCCCAGGTGCACGGGCTGCGCGGCGACACGTCCATCGAGGACCGGGCCCGCTTCGACAACCGCTACATCGAGACCTGGTCGCTCTGGCAGGACGTATGCGTCCTCGCCCGCACGGCCGGTTCCCTGTTCCGTCCGGGAGGCAGCTGA
- a CDS encoding glycosyltransferase — translation MTVLHLVQPVEGGVARVVTDLVRAQAGAGLRPVVACPPQGPLAAGAAAAGAEVLAWPAVRDPGPGLATEVATAGRLVRQCRPQIVHAHSAKAGLAGRLAVRSRVPTVFQPHAWSFEAVEGRTAQLAVRWERFGARWSDHILCVSESERRTGQEAGIAAARCSVIHNGIDLGHFRPGGPAERAAARAALPLPGGMDAATPLVVCVGRLSRQKGQDVLLRAWQQLRVRGARLVLVGDGPYERQLRDAAPADVVFTGASQDVRPWIHAADVLVLPSRWEGMALAPLEAMACGRPVVMSDVNGARESLPPGHEAHCLVPPEDPAALAAALTALLTDPALRDELGRTARTHTRSVFDVRKTAGAVHRIYQELVGLSRPTTRERTEP, via the coding sequence TTGACGGTTCTCCATCTGGTACAGCCGGTGGAGGGCGGAGTCGCGCGCGTCGTCACGGACCTCGTCAGGGCGCAGGCCGGAGCAGGACTGCGGCCCGTGGTGGCCTGTCCGCCCCAGGGGCCGCTGGCGGCGGGGGCCGCGGCGGCCGGAGCCGAAGTGCTCGCCTGGCCCGCCGTACGCGACCCCGGTCCCGGGCTGGCCACGGAGGTGGCCACCGCGGGCAGGCTCGTCCGGCAGTGCCGTCCTCAGATCGTCCACGCCCACAGCGCGAAGGCGGGCCTCGCGGGGCGGCTCGCGGTCCGGAGCCGTGTCCCCACCGTCTTCCAGCCGCACGCCTGGTCCTTCGAGGCCGTCGAGGGTCGGACCGCCCAACTGGCCGTCAGGTGGGAGCGGTTCGGGGCCCGGTGGAGCGACCACATCCTGTGCGTCAGCGAGTCCGAGCGCCGCACGGGCCAGGAAGCGGGCATCGCGGCGGCCCGGTGCTCGGTGATCCACAACGGCATCGACCTCGGGCACTTCCGTCCCGGAGGCCCGGCGGAACGTGCGGCGGCCCGCGCCGCACTCCCCCTGCCGGGCGGCATGGACGCGGCGACGCCGCTGGTCGTGTGCGTCGGCAGGCTCAGCCGGCAGAAGGGTCAGGACGTGCTGCTGCGGGCCTGGCAGCAGCTGCGCGTCAGGGGCGCCCGGCTGGTCCTGGTCGGCGACGGACCCTACGAGCGGCAGCTGCGTGACGCGGCCCCCGCCGACGTGGTGTTCACGGGGGCGAGTCAGGACGTCCGCCCGTGGATCCACGCCGCGGACGTGCTCGTGCTTCCGTCCCGGTGGGAAGGAATGGCGCTGGCTCCCCTCGAAGCGATGGCCTGCGGCAGGCCGGTCGTGATGTCCGACGTGAACGGGGCCAGGGAGAGCCTGCCCCCGGGCCACGAGGCCCACTGCCTCGTACCCCCCGAGGACCCGGCGGCCCTCGCGGCCGCACTCACCGCCCTCCTGACCGATCCGGCGCTGAGGGACGAGCTGGGCCGTACCGCCCGGACCCACACGCGATCCGTTTTCGACGTCCGGAAGACCGCCGGAGCCGTCCACCGCATTTATCAGGAACTTGTCGGCTTGTCCCGGCCCACGACGAGAGAGCGCACCGAGCCATGA
- a CDS encoding phosphocholine-specific phospholipase C, producing the protein MPELNRRRFLQIAGATAGLSALQDSIARAAAIPARRVAGTLADVEHIVVLMQENRSFDHYFGSMKGVRGFGDPRPTALPGGKPVWHQPDGSKEVLPYRPDADDLGMQFIAGLNHDWAGGHRAFNNGKYDQWIPAKSAGTMAYLTREDIPFHYALADAFTVCDAYHCSFIGATDPNRYYMLTGHTGNDGKGGGPVLGNEEAGYGWTTYPERLEQAGVSWKVYQDIGDGLDAAGSWGWIDDAYRGNYGDNSLLYFDKYRNAVPGDPLYDKARTGTDVSKGDGLFDVLRADVGAGRLPQVSWIAAPEAFSEHPNWPANYGAWYISQVLDALTSDPEVWSRTALFVTYDENDGYFDHLVPPYPPSSAAQGLSTVSTALDHFGGNIRYAAGAYGLGQRVPMIAVSPWSTGGYVNSQVFDHTSIIRFMERRFGVSEPNISPWRRAVCGDLTSVFDFGLKDTTPAALPGTEGYRPPDGDRHPSYVPKPPAVGALPVQERGSRPARPLPYTLVSDGTAIPATGRFTLSFGAGAQAGACFHVTSPNRTDGPWTYTAEAGKTLSDTWNTSYSKGVYDLWVYGPNGFLRTFRGPGTTAGPEVTARHDNVAGTVVLTMTNPGATAVNLTLSNAYGGATQTFKVAKGATVTHTADLRASARWYDLTVVSDGNSTFRRRFAGHVETGAPGVSDPAIITG; encoded by the coding sequence ATGCCTGAACTCAATCGCCGCCGCTTCCTGCAGATCGCAGGCGCCACCGCAGGTCTGTCGGCCCTGCAGGACAGCATCGCCCGCGCCGCCGCGATCCCCGCCCGGCGTGTGGCCGGCACCCTGGCCGATGTCGAGCACATCGTCGTGCTGATGCAGGAGAACCGTTCCTTCGACCACTACTTCGGCTCGATGAAGGGCGTACGCGGATTCGGCGATCCGCGTCCCACGGCACTCCCGGGCGGGAAACCGGTCTGGCACCAGCCCGACGGCTCCAAGGAGGTGCTGCCCTACCGTCCGGACGCCGACGACCTCGGCATGCAGTTCATCGCCGGTCTCAACCACGACTGGGCCGGCGGCCACAGGGCCTTCAACAACGGTAAGTACGACCAGTGGATCCCCGCCAAGTCCGCGGGCACCATGGCGTATCTGACCCGTGAGGACATCCCGTTCCACTACGCCCTCGCCGACGCCTTCACGGTCTGCGACGCGTACCACTGCTCCTTCATCGGAGCCACGGACCCCAACCGCTACTACATGCTGACGGGGCACACGGGCAACGACGGCAAGGGCGGCGGCCCCGTCCTCGGCAACGAGGAGGCCGGGTACGGCTGGACGACGTACCCCGAGCGCCTGGAGCAGGCCGGAGTCTCCTGGAAGGTGTACCAGGACATCGGCGACGGCCTGGACGCGGCCGGATCATGGGGCTGGATCGACGACGCCTACCGGGGCAACTACGGTGACAACTCGCTGCTGTACTTCGACAAGTACCGCAACGCCGTGCCCGGCGACCCGCTGTACGACAAGGCCCGCACCGGCACGGACGTATCGAAGGGCGACGGCCTCTTCGACGTGCTGCGCGCCGACGTCGGCGCCGGGAGGCTGCCGCAGGTCTCCTGGATCGCGGCGCCGGAAGCCTTCAGCGAACACCCGAACTGGCCCGCCAACTACGGCGCCTGGTACATATCCCAGGTCCTGGACGCGCTGACCTCCGACCCCGAGGTGTGGAGCAGGACCGCCCTCTTCGTCACCTACGACGAGAACGACGGCTACTTCGACCACCTCGTCCCGCCGTACCCGCCCTCCTCCGCCGCCCAGGGCCTCTCCACCGTGAGCACCGCGCTCGACCACTTCGGCGGGAACATCCGGTACGCCGCCGGTGCCTACGGCCTCGGCCAGCGGGTCCCGATGATCGCCGTCTCGCCCTGGAGCACGGGCGGTTACGTGAACTCGCAGGTCTTCGACCACACATCGATCATCCGGTTCATGGAGCGCCGCTTCGGGGTGAGCGAACCGAACATCTCGCCGTGGCGGCGCGCCGTCTGCGGCGACCTCACCTCGGTCTTCGACTTCGGTCTCAAGGACACGACGCCCGCCGCGCTCCCCGGCACCGAGGGCTACCGCCCGCCGGACGGCGACCGGCACCCCAGCTACGTACCGAAGCCGCCCGCCGTCGGAGCCCTGCCCGTCCAGGAACGGGGCTCGCGCCCCGCCAGGCCGCTGCCGTACACCCTGGTGTCCGACGGCACGGCGATCCCCGCGACGGGCCGGTTCACGCTGTCCTTCGGAGCGGGCGCACAGGCCGGTGCCTGCTTCCACGTCACGTCCCCGAACCGCACCGACGGACCGTGGACGTACACCGCGGAGGCCGGGAAGACACTCTCCGACACCTGGAACACGAGCTACTCGAAGGGCGTGTACGACCTCTGGGTGTACGGCCCCAACGGCTTCCTGCGCACCTTCCGCGGACCCGGCACGACCGCGGGTCCCGAAGTGACCGCACGTCACGACAACGTCGCGGGCACGGTGGTGCTCACCATGACGAACCCGGGCGCCACCGCCGTCAACCTCACCCTGAGCAACGCCTACGGCGGCGCCACGCAGACCTTCAAGGTGGCCAAGGGCGCCACGGTGACCCACACCGCCGATCTGCGGGCGAGCGCGCGCTGGTACGACCTGACCGTCGTCTCCGACGGGAACAGCACCTTCCGGCGACGGTTCGCCGGACACGTCGAGACGGGCGCCCCGGGCGTCAGCGACCCGGCGATCATCACCGGCTGA
- a CDS encoding O-antigen ligase family protein, producing MAATRTAEAAVATIPRPRDHTVSGTARARRWTRQWPLLPLIVTVLLLALPVSDAGTGDDPAMRPADLASGLAVLVCLVRLLYLRQRPLTPAAALVLGLPALGFAVATVTAADPSAALPGFVRYLQVFVLVPAAVCLLIRDAQGFRIVVGALVLLALVQGVTGIHQYATASGASYMGEDIRAVGTFGPGDIMGMATVVAFGLLVTSAYVLRAPQGAPRWLRPCALGATVVLLVALVLSFSRGSWIATAFAALALIALTGPRPAVRALAVLTATGVVLVGGFGIGSEMVSQRLTSITEVTGTPDQSVTDRYTMWAAAASMWREEPAAGVGLKGFPAHRDGHASIALSAGSDTAGAGQEFRKQPLLSPHNMYLLVLGEQGLIGLTALAGSWLAVLVGGVHRLVVGRGRRETAVDCGLVAAGLMIWQLVDFLYADIGGPSTVLTGIVIGLAAWWALTGPERARAA from the coding sequence GTGGCCGCCACCCGGACCGCCGAAGCCGCCGTCGCCACCATTCCGCGTCCGCGGGACCACACGGTCTCCGGCACCGCGCGGGCGAGACGGTGGACGCGGCAGTGGCCGTTGCTGCCGCTGATCGTGACCGTGCTGCTGCTCGCCCTTCCGGTCTCGGACGCGGGGACCGGCGACGACCCGGCCATGCGTCCGGCCGACCTCGCCTCGGGGCTCGCGGTCCTGGTCTGCCTGGTCCGGCTGCTGTATCTCCGGCAGCGCCCGCTGACACCGGCCGCGGCCCTGGTCCTCGGTCTGCCGGCGCTCGGTTTCGCCGTGGCGACGGTCACCGCCGCCGACCCCTCGGCCGCGCTGCCGGGGTTCGTCCGCTACCTCCAGGTCTTCGTGCTGGTACCGGCTGCCGTGTGCCTGCTGATCAGGGACGCCCAGGGCTTCCGGATCGTCGTCGGCGCCCTCGTGCTCCTCGCGCTCGTGCAGGGCGTGACGGGCATTCACCAGTACGCCACCGCCTCGGGCGCCTCGTACATGGGCGAGGACATCCGCGCCGTGGGCACGTTCGGCCCCGGCGACATCATGGGAATGGCCACGGTCGTCGCCTTCGGTCTGCTCGTGACCTCCGCGTACGTGCTCCGCGCGCCCCAGGGCGCCCCCCGGTGGCTGCGCCCCTGCGCGCTCGGCGCGACCGTCGTGCTGCTCGTGGCCCTCGTGCTGTCCTTCAGCCGGGGCTCGTGGATCGCCACGGCGTTCGCGGCGCTCGCCCTCATCGCACTGACCGGTCCCCGCCCGGCCGTTCGCGCCCTCGCCGTGCTCACCGCCACCGGCGTCGTCCTCGTAGGCGGCTTCGGCATCGGCTCCGAGATGGTCTCCCAACGGCTCACCAGCATCACCGAGGTGACCGGTACCCCCGACCAGTCGGTCACCGACCGGTACACCATGTGGGCAGCCGCGGCGAGCATGTGGCGCGAGGAGCCGGCCGCGGGCGTCGGCCTCAAGGGCTTCCCCGCGCACCGCGACGGGCACGCCTCGATCGCGCTCTCCGCGGGCAGCGACACCGCGGGCGCGGGCCAGGAGTTCCGCAAGCAGCCGCTGCTCTCCCCGCACAACATGTATCTGCTCGTCCTCGGCGAGCAGGGGCTGATCGGGCTGACGGCGCTCGCCGGCAGCTGGCTCGCGGTCCTCGTCGGCGGGGTGCACCGGCTGGTCGTCGGCCGGGGGCGCAGGGAGACGGCCGTGGACTGCGGGCTCGTCGCGGCCGGGCTGATGATCTGGCAGCTCGTCGACTTCCTGTACGCGGACATCGGCGGCCCCTCGACCGTACTCACCGGAATCGTGATCGGTCTGGCCGCCTGGTGGGCGCTGACCGGGCCGGAAAGGGCGCGAGCCGCGTGA